Below is a genomic region from Lineus longissimus chromosome 4, tnLinLong1.2, whole genome shotgun sequence.
TGCGAGTCTTACCTTGCAAACTGTTGTAGCATCATACGACACAACCTGACATTGTTGATTTCAAAACTTCCCCACAAAGTGTGAACCTAGGGGAAAGAAATTTTCAGTGAAAGTGAAGCAGGATATGTGGCAGCTGGCCTTGGTGACGACCTAATGGAAGCGGTTAATGACAGAAGACAATGGTGAAGGTCCCTCAAACTTTTGATGACTAATAATTTGCCACCATATTGTAATTAAGTAAGTTAATAAAGCTATACGAGTTATGTATGAGGTTAATGGGCCAACAGTTGTAGCCAAGAAATCGAGTATTTCGAAGCAGACGATATATACCCCTTGTAAACAAAGATCCAATGAATAGTCGCTGATAAATGTCGTCTTTCCCGACCCGGTTGGTCCCGTAAACACCGTCAACTCACCACGACGGTGACCCTTCAACAGCTGGTTCAGGCGAGGGTATCTTTTCCACTGAAATATCCAAGATTGGTAAGGGCTCGTCTTACTAGGTTGTCAAAGTAAAGATATTACAAATTACGGGCCCAAATCGGTCTCCTAAAGGAGGGCTTTTCCTACAGAGGTGTCAACTATCATTATGTTGGCAGCACTCTCGAAAATCAAGGGTTGGAACAAAATCTCATCAATCCACAGTAAAGAAGTTTTGGTTTTATGCAGCATACAATGGCATGGCAGATAACAAtaaggtacagtagaacctcccttagcggacacctctttattaaggacaacctctcttttaaggacactaggtttgggcccaaattggttgttttcattcaatttgacctctctaatcaggacacagctctattaaggacaccacttgtcagtcccgaggtgtccttaatagagaggttctactgtacttctttAAGGTAACAAACATGTATCAAATTGGCAAGTTCAAGAAGTACTTCTACAATCCCTTTGTTTCAAAGACTGAGAACCAAACAGCTCTCGTTTCTACCCACTTTTACCCCCGCAGATCTCTTACCTAAGTAAGTGAGTAAGTAAATAGCGTCTTGTATAGCGCCCATTTGACGTGTCTGGCTCAGAGGTGCTTTCAAAAAAAGTACAGTagatcctctctattatggacaccctcgggactgacaagtgctgtccctaatagagaggtgtcttgattagagaggtcaaattgaattgaaacttctaccttgggaccaaaactagtgtcctttacagaaaggttgtccttaatggagagatatccgctaagagaggttcaaaTGCACTCTGCAGGGTTTTCAGCCCTGTCTTGAAACTGGCCAGAAAACCACTCTCACGCACTGAGAGTCAAACGAGTTCCACATCTACCCACCTTTACCCCTGCAGCTTGTTCAGCATGACTAAACTGGTTGAAGACTTCTTGTCGGAGTTCTTTGAATGAGGTTATGGACTTGTGCGGGGCAGGTTTAGCATCAGACGCTATCTTGGACAGTTTGAGATTTTTCCTAAGGGCCTCCATTGCATTTGGCTGATCGTCACTAGGGCTGGTATTAAAAATAGAagaaaatgttgctaaaataacATTATCAAGAAATTTATGGCAGtttgatatttatttgtttatggcaatttttatttatttatttatttgataatttttcaaggATACTGGTTGGAAAGGTCACAGTTTTCGTTTCGTTTGAGAAAAGATTTGGGCCAACCTGCCAAtagccattttgaaataaatcttcTAGAAGTTTGTCCTAGTCTGATGATTCTTTGGAAAGGCCAAAGTCTTGCTGATAGCCATTATCATTtataaaaaccaacatatctcttGAACCTGAGTGCCTATGCCAGGGCACGCAAAATATATCCCACGCAGCAGCAGGTGGAAAGTAGCCTCAATTGCACTCAATACCTCCAGCATAATCAAATTGGATTACGATAcaagtaatgataataatgatgataacacgTTTCTAAAATTCGTTTGAGAAAAGATTTGGGCCAACCTGCTGTGGCATGCAACCAGTATGTTCATTCAACTTGGCACAGTAATATtcaaatacagcagaacctctctattaaggacaccctcgggactgacaagtgctgtccttaatagagaggtgtcctgattagaggggtcaaattgaatggaaacggacaatttgggaccaaacgtagtgtccttaatagagaggttgtccttaatagagaggtgtccgctaaaagaggttccactgtacagcagaacctctctattaaggacagcctcgggactgacaagtgctgtccttaatagagaggtgtcctgattagagaggtcaaattgaatggaaacaaccaaatcgGGACCaaaactgtccttaatagagaggttgtccttaatagagaggtgtccgctaagagaggttctactgtatatccagACAATCTAATTGTGATAACTTTTCTAACAACGCCTGCCTACCTGACAAGATGGCATCTCTCCTCCCCAAGTTTCTTGGCAAACATTTTAGCAGCATCCCAATTCCTCACATCGCTACCAAACCACAAAATTATCTTATCGAACTGCTCAAGAAATGGCAGAACCTGAAACAAAGAACATTATTGCTTGAAGAAAATTCTTTCTGTCCAAGAATATTCCATACAGTTCAAGGAAATCATAGTTATTCCTGAGGTCTTCTTACTACCCTCTACATGAGAACCAGGAGTAAGGgacacagcagaatgccaatgccagacagcagtgcagaCACCACACCACATCCTAAAAGACTGTCCCCCGCACCAGGATTTATGACAGAAATTCTGGCCCGCAGACACCAATGTTGGGGGaaaactgtggggaacacagcatgACCACGAACTGACAAGCCACTTCATCTCCACCACGAGACTGAAGTTCTAGttttaggcaggttgaacggcGAAGATGAAGAAGTTTGAGGACCACAGCAGTGCCTCCCCCGTTGGTAAAGCTGTCATGTCCCCTTATTCAAGCTGCAAAAATAGTGCCAATGCTCAAAATTGAGCCAAAGCCTATAGAAACCTTGCATACGGCAGTCATGCcagtttgaattttgacaattgGCGCATCATTTTCTCACCTCTGGTGGTAAGGCCGATTGTCCCTTTGATAATGCTACGGCGGGAATCTTGGTTGCCTGATGCACAGCAATGGCGTCCGTTTCACTCGTCGTTACAACCACCATCTTGTGTTTCGTAGAAACGGTAGCCCAACCAAACAGAAACATGCGATCGCTTCTGGAAGTGAATAGAATGAATATTATGAAATCGTAATCGGATTAGACATTTCAGTAATCTTTTTAATCTCTGAATAAAAACATTTACTGAAATGTCTAATCTGAAATGTTTCCAAAGTTAAAAGTTGATGAGTTGGCTGAAGACCGAATATCGTGTTTGGTTAATATGAATACTTAATGcattaacctcttgactaccgggCCAATTGAACCGTTCCATACTGGGGCCTTTTTGGTATTATTGTTCAGCCACGTGCATCTGGCAAAACCTCTGTCTTCGCCGCCaccgcagcgccatctatacgACTTAGTTCAAGTTGGCAGACGACGTGCCTGCGTCTCTATACACCAGTAGAGCCGAGCCAGATCACACCAAACAATACACAGAAAGGCCTTTTATAGCGACCACTCAAGCAGTcggcggtaaacacgtgtatttgattgcaaCTGCTCAAGCAGTCagcggtaaacacgtgtatttgattgcgactGCTATAGCGGTCGgtggtaaacacgtgtatttgattgtgacTGCTATAGCAGTCAGCGGTAAACACGTGTACTTGATTGCGACTGCTATAGCAGTCGACGGTAAACACGCATATTTGATTGCGAAAAGCGGTCGGcagtagtcaagaggttaatgCAGTTGAAATTTTGCACTTTTTGAGTTTGCGTTTGACTGGGCATGCCAAATAAAAAGCTCAAGAAAACATCCCATTTTGAGTCAAAAGTAAAAATGTACCACTGAGTGCAGGTGATCGGTGCTGAAGGAATTTCATTTTATAACAGCTCAGAATAAGAAAAGGAAGTCTCAGTTAACAGAGGAAGACCTGGTTTGTCATTTGATTCCTTACCTGGGTACAAAATGCTGAATGAACTTGTTGGGTCCCTCATCCTCATGTACCTTGATCAGCTTAAGACCCTGATGTGATCCATCCGAGTTGTGAAAGGGAAAGATGAGAGAACCCAAGTCCCTTGATACTCGCACTTGGTATTTATCAAGACAGCTGGGGAGGAGGCCCTGCAAAATATTGCAACAAACTGTAAGAATGCTACAAATAACTATGAGTATTTCTAGAGCACTTCGAAAGTGCAACAGACTGTACCAATATTGAAAATGGATGCGATTGTTTCTAAAGCACCTTTTATACTGACATGGTGGGTGGTCTGTCTCAAAGTGCAACAAACTGTTACAATAATAATGCTAATAACTGGGAGTATCTCTAAAGTGCTTTTTATACTGACATGGGTCTGCCTCAACTGCAACAAACTGTAGCACTTATAAAAGTGACCATGATAATTTCTAAAGTGCTTTTTATACTGAAGTGGATCTGCCTCAAGTGCAACAAACTGTAGCACTTATAAAAGTAACTGTGATAGTTTCTAAAGTGCTTTTTATACTGACAGGGGTCTGCCTCAAGTGCAACAAACTGTAGCACTTATAAAAGTAATCATGAGTTTCTAAAGTGCTTTTTATACTGAAGTGGGTCTGCCTTAAGTGCAACAAACTGTAGCACTTATAAAAGTAACCCTAATAGTTTCTAAAGTGCTTTTTATACAGACATGGGTCTGCCTCAAGTGAAACAAACTGTTACAATAATGTGAGTATCAGTTAAGCTAACTTAAAAAGCACTGTAGAAAAGCCAAATAATATTGATAACATTGTCTGATACAGCTGGAAAGCCTGGCATCTCTTTAGTGGCTCCAACGGCCCCAAAGAAAAAACATACAACATGTCATTTCCCTGACCACCCTTTTTCTTGTACCAACCTCCATATTAAATCTCCTCATCAATTCACTTTGTGTTGCCTCATCACATTCTTGAAAACTTTTGCTATCACTGAGAACAGCTTGGATCTTCTCGGCGGTTTTACTAGGAATTGAATCGGGCTCTAACTCCTTGAAGCACGCCTGTGGCCTCctgaaaaacatcaaatttaaAAATGTAAGGGGCTGTTTATATAGTTTGTACGCACACCTTTCTGATTTTTCTATATTATTTTCCATCTTGTAGGCATGCGTAtgctacagggtggcccaggattattttcccttgcacaggagaattctattgtgtatccattgtgtgagggaaaataattctgggccaccctgtagagctCGAACCACTGTCGGCGTACACATGCGAAGTAATCCTCAGTCCGACTTCACAGCGCAATTATAAGCCTTTTTTGACCAAAACGGATCCCTGCCCTTTTCTTTATCCTGGCAGAAGCGCTACTAAATGAATCCATGGCCCCTCAAGATTGATCCCCCATCTGGTCAAGTTCTGGGCTTACATATTTCATAGGATATTTATTGTGAGGTTAACTAGGTGTATCTacactttaaaaaaataattcacTCACTTTTTCTTATCTGTTCTTTCTTTGACTATAACGGCGATGTTGTCACGAAGTTGAGACCACTTCCCTGACTTCTTGCAACTTCTGCATACAAAATGACCTGTAAGAAGACAAAAGTGCAATCCAATCTCTTTCAGGGTGTTCTTCCCCTTTGACTTGCCAGTTTTATTTTGAGCATATCAAATCTTATTTAGAGTGTTTTGACCCAGCACCAAAAACAAAAGCAAAAGCAGACACCAACAATAATCAAGTTATTAACTTCATTGAATCTTGCAGAGGCAGTTAAATTATCCAACAAGCCTTTGAAGTTCATAACTGGGCAGACTTTGAAGAAATCACCTAATAATCCAAAGATTAGAAGAAAGAAATTAATTGTCactaagtacagtggaaccttccttagtggacacctctctattaaggacaacctctctgttaaggacactagttttgttcccgaattggttctttccattcaatttgacctttctaatcaggacacctctctattaaggacagcacttgtcagtcccgagggtgtccttaatagagaggttctactttagtTATTTGGACAGTAGAATTTTAAACACAAAAAGGCAAATAAAGCCTTCAACAAAACTGAAAcacaatgaataaaaaaagcTATACTTTACCCGTAGTTTTGTTCACAAACAATCTATCAGCATCGGCTTTGAGATTCTTGAAGCGAGGACAAGTCATAGAGAAGCAGGTGTGACCGTCGATATATTTCACCCCTTGTCTCTTGAGGAACGACACAATGTCAGCAGTCGAGGAACTATCCTGATTTGTGGGGCTCGGCACTCTGGCAAATCCTCGACTAGAAATGTCTGGAGTCCATTGAGAGCTTGGTGTCTTCCACTGACTGTTCGTGCTACAACGTGAAAATCTTTGATAATCGGGGAATGCCATTGACTGATCGTATTTGACAATTACATTATGATAGGTTCCCTTTCGAAGCAACGTCCTGCAGAGGGAGCTCCTTCTAAAGATGACTGGGGATAATTTCAGAGAACTTGTCATGACTTGCGCCTGATAGACGATTCTCAGTAGCGCTGCATTCTGTGATCCGCTCCTCGTATTTTGTGTGATCAGTCACGACTATATCCATCATCGTTCATTCATTGGCGATTGGGCCATGCTGGGCAAGTTAGTCTGTAGACACTGAAATGAGAGCATTTTTCAAATGGGATTGAGATGGATCAATTTATCATGGAAGAGCTCATGCTGATATTAACCGAATctgaattggggggggggggggggggggggcagtaccTTGTCCGACAATAGAATACATATACCACAAACATGTACAAAAGTTGATGGTCCATTTGTCGGACGCATATTCTATCACTGTTTACAAGTAATCTGGCTCCTGGCATACACACATCATCAGATTTTCTGACACAGACGACAAAATAAAGCTACTATTTTTGAAGTGCCAGGAAATAAGATGAGTAGTTTTGAGGAACACACCGTAAAAAGTATTTACCAAACTCTTGAAACATGTGTTGACGTTTGCAAATTGGTCTGTAATTCTGGAATGGCGGTTGAAAAATCTGTGTTACTAAAAATAGATTATGCTATGGGATTCCTTCAATATTTCAGTCCCACAGTAAAGTAACCATCTACAAGTTATGAAGTACTTGAATGGTACATGATTTAGTGTGAGAAGTGGTAGATCCACATCTAAATCACATCAAACAACTTGTCATCGACCAATTTACGTCTGACTAATTTCTTTATTTAAAGATAGACCCAATTGCCAAATTTTAGTCTCACGCAAGTACAtagttttatgtacattttacagtctATTTTATTATGACTGATTCTTCATGTAGGCGAGACTCCAGATTGGGATTCCCCATTTTTTCAGCAGATCTAGTTTCCTGGCTGGGTCAAGTG
It encodes:
- the LOC135486327 gene encoding twinkle mtDNA helicase-like — encoded protein: MTSSLKLSPVIFRRSSLCRTLLRKGTYHNVIVKYDQSMAFPDYQRFSRCSTNSQWKTPSSQWTPDISSRGFARVPSPTNQDSSSTADIVSFLKRQGVKYIDGHTCFSMTCPRFKNLKADADRLFVNKTTGHFVCRSCKKSGKWSQLRDNIAVIVKERTDKKKRPQACFKELEPDSIPSKTAEKIQAVLSDSKSFQECDEATQSELMRRFNMEGLLPSCLDKYQVRVSRDLGSLIFPFHNSDGSHQGLKLIKVHEDEGPNKFIQHFVPRSDRMFLFGWATVSTKHKMVVVTTSETDAIAVHQATKIPAVALSKGQSALPPEVLPFLEQFDKIILWFGSDVRNWDAAKMFAKKLGEERCHLVSPSDDQPNAMEALRKNLKLSKIASDAKPAPHKSITSFKELRQEVFNQFSHAEQAAGVKWKRYPRLNQLLKGHRRGELTVFTGPTGSGKTTFISDYSLDLCLQGVHTLWGSFEINNVRLCRMMLQQFARKNVYKNLDNFDEYADGFEAIPMHFMTFHGEENFKKVLDTMSHAVYVHDIAHVIVDNLQFMMGVERFGSSMDRFFQQEVIIGAFRRFATNLNCHVTLVIHPRKEDDESLLSKSSIFGTAKASQEADNILILQDQTRSLTGKKFIQVVKNRYDGECGSLILKFDKESLGFAGSESKPKTRKKANNDGDVEADNTVPEL